A region from the Dehalococcoides mccartyi CG5 genome encodes:
- a CDS encoding radical SAM protein has protein sequence MNQETSEYTPRYLELYESGELQKRLMRLDERMAECDLCPRKCGVNRLLNAEGGYCHSGNAPIVASVCDHLGEEPAISGDNGSGTVFFSNCNLRCAFCQNHQISQDFESQKSNLTDCQTLAGQIIDLQNTKGVHNINFVSPSHFVPQMLRTIIEAIPLGLKVPIVYNTNAYDSLETLYELDGVVDIYLPDLKYSNDEWARQISGCPDYVSHARAAIREMFRQVGRVRYNAEGIAERGLIVRHLILPNDLAGSKESLMWIADLSTEITVSLMAQYYPCHRALDMPPLARTISTAEYRTAINMLDILGIENGWLQEPEAKDYYIPDFQRNGHPFISY, from the coding sequence TTGAATCAGGAAACTTCCGAATACACTCCCAGATACCTTGAGCTTTATGAATCCGGAGAGCTACAAAAGAGGCTCATGCGGCTTGATGAGCGCATGGCGGAGTGTGACCTTTGCCCCAGAAAGTGCGGGGTAAACCGCCTTTTAAACGCCGAAGGCGGGTACTGCCACAGCGGAAACGCCCCCATAGTGGCTTCGGTATGCGACCATCTGGGTGAAGAGCCGGCTATATCCGGCGATAACGGCTCCGGCACGGTCTTTTTCTCCAATTGCAACCTGCGCTGTGCCTTTTGCCAGAATCACCAGATAAGCCAGGACTTTGAAAGCCAAAAATCCAACCTGACAGACTGCCAGACTCTGGCCGGACAGATTATAGACCTCCAGAATACCAAGGGTGTGCATAATATAAACTTCGTATCGCCCTCGCACTTCGTACCCCAGATGCTCCGCACCATAATAGAAGCCATACCCTTGGGACTGAAGGTGCCTATTGTTTACAATACCAACGCCTATGACTCTCTGGAAACACTTTATGAGCTGGACGGGGTAGTAGATATATATCTGCCGGATTTGAAATATTCCAATGATGAATGGGCACGCCAAATTTCCGGTTGCCCAGACTATGTCAGCCACGCCCGTGCCGCCATACGGGAAATGTTCCGCCAGGTAGGACGGGTGCGTTATAATGCCGAAGGCATTGCCGAGAGGGGGCTTATTGTACGCCACCTTATCCTGCCGAATGATCTGGCCGGCAGTAAAGAATCACTTATGTGGATAGCGGATTTATCAACTGAAATTACCGTCAGCCTTATGGCACAGTACTACCCCTGCCACCGGGCTTTGGATATGCCCCCGCTTGCCCGGACTATATCTACGGCCGAATACCGCACCGCCATAAACATGCTGGATATTTTGGGAATAGAAAACGGGTGGCTTCAAGAACCGGAAGCCAAGGATTACTATATCCCTGATTTCCAGCGCAACGGCCACCCGTTTATAAGTTACTAA
- the ybeY gene encoding rRNA maturation RNase YbeY produces MEINIIVKPPFKKLVSAQFLKKIASETLKAQAADPSSELGIVITGQEEIKELNCKYRQLDEPTDVLSFYMLEENPENLTAPDDFPTPPDEATHLGEVIISYPQAELQAGAAGHSVNHELAFLLIHGVLHLLGYDHHETAAEAVMKSHQDIAMKHIREILK; encoded by the coding sequence ATGGAAATAAATATAATAGTTAAACCGCCTTTTAAAAAACTGGTATCCGCCCAATTTCTAAAAAAAATAGCCTCTGAAACCCTTAAAGCCCAGGCCGCAGACCCAAGTTCGGAACTGGGTATTGTTATTACCGGGCAGGAAGAAATAAAAGAACTCAACTGTAAATACCGCCAGCTTGATGAACCTACAGATGTGCTTTCGTTTTATATGCTGGAGGAAAACCCCGAAAACCTGACCGCACCGGATGATTTTCCCACCCCTCCTGATGAAGCCACCCATTTGGGAGAAGTGATAATCTCTTATCCGCAGGCGGAGCTTCAGGCTGGTGCTGCCGGCCACAGCGTCAACCATGAACTAGCCTTTTTGCTGATTCACGGGGTACTCCACCTGCTGGGGTATGACCACCATGAAACCGCCGCCGAAGCAGTTATGAAATCCCATCAGGATATAGCCATGAAACATATACGGGAGATACTGAAATGA
- a CDS encoding flavodoxin family protein, which produces MRVLGLSGSPRLGGNSDTLLHEAIKGAKDKGAETHIIYLSDLTIGHCPACDDCFYTGECRYRDDMDEVISQMEKADRIIVSSPIHFMGVSSQLKVMIDRCQSLWARKYKLKASPLGDERERKGMFMATGGMKNGEVFEGARATMRSFFAVLNIKYSYELLVSGVDNLGAIQSQSDTLKKAYELGQMLADK; this is translated from the coding sequence ATGAGAGTACTGGGTTTATCAGGCAGTCCCCGTTTGGGAGGCAACAGCGACACCCTGCTGCACGAAGCTATAAAGGGTGCCAAAGACAAAGGGGCGGAAACCCATATTATTTACCTGTCAGACCTGACTATAGGTCACTGCCCTGCCTGTGATGACTGTTTTTATACCGGTGAGTGCCGTTACCGCGATGATATGGACGAAGTAATAAGCCAGATGGAAAAGGCTGACCGCATAATAGTTTCCAGCCCTATCCACTTTATGGGTGTCAGCTCACAACTTAAGGTTATGATAGACCGCTGCCAGTCACTCTGGGCACGCAAGTACAAACTGAAAGCCTCCCCCTTGGGTGATGAGCGTGAACGCAAGGGTATGTTTATGGCAACCGGCGGCATGAAAAACGGTGAGGTTTTTGAAGGTGCCAGAGCTACCATGAGGTCTTTCTTTGCAGTACTGAATATAAAATATTCATACGAACTGCTGGTAAGCGGAGTGGACAATCTGGGTGCTATCCAGTCCCAGTCCGATACCCTCAAGAAGGCTTATGAACTGGGTCAGATGCTGGCAGATAAATAA